GGAGCTGGGCCTCCCGCTCGGAGGGAACGATGCACAGAAGAGGGCGGCGCCGGGCAGCCAGGATCCGGGCTGCCAACAGAGCCCGTGCCCCTCCCCGCAGCCCGGTGACCTCCACAGTCCCTTCGCCCTGGCCAAGGGCTTCGATCACCTCCTGCATCGAGACCTTGCCGCGACCGGCCCTGGCCCGCTCACCTGCCGTTGCCGCCGGGCAGGAATGACCGGCTCCCCGTCCATCGTGTCCATCATGTCCATGCCGTCCATGCCGGCCATCTGTCCGCTAGAAGCGGCCGCCGATGGAGAAGTCCCAGTTGGTGCGGTCCTCGTCGTCCACCGGGTCGAGGTTGAGGCCCCATTCCAGACGCAAGGGGCCGAGCGGGCTCATCCAGCGGAAGCCGGCGCCGGTCGCCTTCTTGAGGAAGCGGGCATCCCAGCCCTCGCTGTCCCGGTAAACATTGCCGACGTCGAAGAAGACCACGCCCTTGAGCCCCGCCTCCTTGACCAGGGGGAAGATCCACTCGGCATTCATCATCCACATCTTCTCGCCGCCGATCCGCTCACCGGTATCCGGATCCTTGGGGCTGATGTGGGCGGAGTCGAAGCCCCGGATGCTGTTGATGCCGCCCAGGAAGAACTTCTCGTAGACCGGCAGCCGGCCGCCCTTGTTCTCGAAGGCATAGCCGATGGTGCCCTCCAGGTGGTAGGTGACGTCCTTGTGGAGGAAGGGGAAGTACCAGCCGCTCCGGGCCTCCATCTTGGTGAAGGCCGAGTCGCCGCCCAGGGGGCCACCGGCATACTTGACGCTCACCCCATGGTCCGAGCCGGACGAGGCGTCGTAGAGCCGATCCCGGGTGTCCCGCCGCAGCCCCAGGGTGGCGGCGCTGGTCACGTTGATGGCCTGGGAATCCCTGATGAAGACCGAGGCATTGGCGCTGACATCGGTGAGCTGGACATGCTCATAGCCGTAGGCCAGGGAGCCGACGATCTTCTCCCACAAGGGATAGGCGGTGCGGAGCTGGCCGCCGGTGGCGTCCTTGGTGAAGCTGTCGTACTCCCGGGTCCAGTCGTAGAGGTCAAAGCCCACCAGGAGGTGGGTGTCGTTCCAGCGGGGCTCGGTGAAGGAGAGGTTGTAGCGGTTGGTGACGCTGGACAGGTTGGCCTGCAGGGAGAGGTTCTGGCCCTTGCCCAGGAAGTTCTTCTCGCTGATCTCGGCCATGAAGAGGAGGCTTTCCGCCGAGGAGTAGCCAGCCCCGATGCTGAAGGCGCCGGTGGGCTTTTCTTTCACCTCCACGGTGACATCCATGGTGTTTTCCGCCAGTCCCGGCTCCGGGGTGATGTGCACCTCCTCGAAATAGTCCAGGCGCTGCAGGCGGGAGTTGCTGGTGCGCATGGCGCCGGCGGAAAAGACGTCCAGCTCCCGGACCGCCAGCTCACGGCGGATCACCTTGTCCCGGGTGCGGGTGTTGCCCCGGATGTCGATCCGGTTGACATGCACCAGGGCACCCTGGCTGACGCTGATGGTGATGTCCACCTGGCGGGCCTCGTCATCCCGCTTCACATCCGGCCGCACCTCCACAAAGGCGTAGCCCCGGTCGGCGTAGATGTCGTTGATCCTGAGGACATCCTCCCGCAGGAGCTTGCGGCTGAAGAACGCGTCCTCATCCTTGCCGGACAGGACGTGGGTGAGGAGGATCTCCTCGGAGGCGAGGAGATCACCGGCGATCTGCACCGACCGCACCCGGTAGCGGGCCCCCTCCTGCACCGGGATGGTGATGAACAGCCGATCCTCCTCCTGGCTGATCTCCGGGGTCCCCACCTTGGCATCGATGAAGCCGTGGTTGTGGTAGAAGGCAGCGATCCGCTCCAGATCCTGATCCAGCACCTCCCGCTTCAGACGGCCTGATTCGGTGAGCCAGGAGAAGAGGCCCTTCTCGGAGGTCTCCATGACGTCCGTGAGGTCGCCGGCGTCGAAGGCGGTGTTGCCGACGATCCGGATCTCCTCGATCGCCACCTCCGGGCCCTCGACCACGGCGATCTCCACATCCACCTGGTTGTCGGCCAGGGGGGTCAGCTTGGCCTCCACGGTGGCGGAATAGAAGCCCTTTTCCTTGTAGAGCTTGCGGATCTTGTCCTCGGACTCCTTGAGCAGCCGGGTGTTGAGGATGGTGTTGGCGCCGATGCTGACCACCTCCTTGAGGTCCTTTTCCTCCAGCTCCTCCATGCCGGTGAAGCGGATGGCGTGGATCACCGGCTTCTCGGTGACCTGGAAAACCACCGCCGCCCCCTTCTCGGTCTCCTCCACGGCCACCCGGACATCGTCGAAGGAGCCCATACGGAAGATGGCCTTGAGATCGTCCCGCAGCCGGACGCGGTCCAGACGATCACCGGGACGGCTGGTCACGGTGCGCAGAATGGCGGCGGCATCGATGCGGTTGTTGCCGGTCACCGCCAGGGAGGCGATCTGGTGGAAGCGGCCGGCATGGGCCAGGGCCCGGCCAACCAGGGAGCGGGCGACGGTGAACAGCTCGGCCGTGGACGGTGCTGCCTCGTAATAATGGGTGGTGCCGTCCTCGCTGGCGCTGTCGACGAGGGCGAGATCCGCCGACAAGCCGGTGCCCAGGCGGGTCAGGCTGCCCACCGCCACGTAGGCGGCACCGCGCTCCTGGGCCAGGGCCACCAGGCTGGCGTAGGCGGGCGGCCACTGGCTGCCGGCCGGGAACAGCGCCTCGGCGGTGGCCCGGTCCAAGAGCGAGGCGTTGCGGCCGCCCGCCGCCTCGGCGAGTGCCTGATCGGCCAGTCGCGTGAGGTCCATGGCATCGGCGTCGGTGTGGACCCGCCAGGGCAGGAAGAGCGTCACCTCGCCCTCCTGGGCCAGGGCCGCCTCCGGAAGGCCGGTGGCCAGAGCCAGCAGCAGGAAAGCCAGAGCCGCCACCACGCACCAGGGTTGACTGTTCCGATCCGTCACGGCTGTCGTCTTCACCTCGCCCTCCTTCCCCGAGAATGTGTCCCTCTCACTGCAGACGCCCCTCCGCAAGGGTCAGGCAGCGATCGGTCCGGGTCGCCAGCTCCAGGTTGTGGGTGACCATGACCACCGCCACCCCGTGTTGACGGTTCAGCTCCCGGATCAGGCCAAAGACCTTGCGGCCGGTGGCGTTGTCCAGGTTGCCGGTGGGCTCGTCGGCCAGAAGCAAGGTCGGCCGCAGGACCAGGGCCCGGGCCAGGGCCACCCGTTGCTGCTCGCCGCCGGAAAGCTCCCCGACCTTGTGCTGCAGCCGGTCGCCGAGCCCCACCTCGTCCAGGATCCGGCGGGCCGGCTCGTCGAGCTCCCCCCTGTTGCGGCCCGAGATAAGACCCGGCATGAGCACGTTCTCCAGGGCCGAGAACTCGGGCAGCAGATGGTGGAACTGGAACACGAAGCCGATCCGCTGGTTCCGGAAACGAGCCTGCTCCTCGTCCGGCATGGAGGAGACATCCATCCCCTGGTGCAGGATCCGGCCCCGGTCCGGCCGGTCCAGGGTGCCCAGGATGTGCAGGAGGGTGGTCTTGCCCGACCCCGAGGCGCCGACGATGGCCACCATCTCGCCCGGCGCCAGGACAAGATCCAGGCCGGACAGCACCGCCAGGCGCTGCCCGGCGGCCAGGTAGCCCTTCTCGAGACCGATCGCCTCCAGCACAGAAGGGCTCCCTTCATTCATAGCGCAAGGCCACCGCCGGATCCAGACGCGCTGCCTGCCAGGACGGATAGAGGGTGGCCAGGAAGGTGATCACAACCGCGGCCACCGCCACCAGGCCGACGTCCAGGGGCAGAACCTTCACCGGCAGGGTGGAGATGGGATAGACGTCGGGCGGCAGCTTGATGAACTGGTAGCGGGCCAGAATGGCGCAGAGGCTCAATCCCCCCAGCACACCGAGCCCGGTGCCGGTGATGCCGATGACCAGACCCTCGTAAACGAAGATGCGCATGATGCTGCGGGAGGTGGCGCCCATGGATTTCATGATCGCGATGTCTTTGCCCTTCTCCATGACCACCATGATGAGGGTGGAGACGATGTTGAAGGCCGCCACCAGGACAATGAGGGCCAGGATGATGAACATGGCCGTCTTCTCCAGCTTGAGCACCGAAAAGAGGTTGCGGTTCATCTCCATCCAGTCCTTGGCGATGAAGGGCAGGCGCAGCCTCTTTTCGATGGCGCTGGCCACCTGGTCCGCGGCGTCCACATCCGCCACCTTGACCTCCAGGCCGTGCACAGCGACTCCGAGATCCAGGAATTCCTGGGCTGCCGCCAGGTGCACATAGGCCAGGTTCATATCGTACTCGTACATGCCGGAGGCGAAGATGCCCACCACCCGGCAGGTCTTGAGGCGGGGAATGACCCCCATGGGGGTGAGGGGACCGGACGGGGAGACCAGGCGCACAGGATCACCCACCTCCACCCGGAGGACCCGGGCCAGCTCCTTGCCGACGATGAGCCCCGGCACCGGGCCAGCGCCCAGATCGGACAATTGGCCGGCGGTGAGGGTGTCCTTGAGGCTCAGCACCCCGGCCGCCGACGCGGGATCGATGCCCCGCAAGACGACGCCGGCGCCGCCGCCCTCGGTGCTCACCATGGTCTGGGCGTAGACGTACGGGGTCACGGCCTGCACCCCCGGCACCTGGGACACCTGGGCCGCCACCTCCCCGTAGTCGGTGAGCACGGCGCCCAGCTGCTGGACGATGATGTGGGAGTTGATGCCCAGGATCCGCTCCCTAAGATCGCTGGCAAAACCGGTCATCACCGCCAGCACGACAATCAGGGCGGTGACCCCCACCATGACCCCGGCAATGGAGATG
The sequence above is a segment of the Thermodesulfobacteriota bacterium genome. Coding sequences within it:
- a CDS encoding ABC transporter ATP-binding protein; its protein translation is MNEGSPSVLEAIGLEKGYLAAGQRLAVLSGLDLVLAPGEMVAIVGASGSGKTTLLHILGTLDRPDRGRILHQGMDVSSMPDEEQARFRNQRIGFVFQFHHLLPEFSALENVLMPGLISGRNRGELDEPARRILDEVGLGDRLQHKVGELSGGEQQRVALARALVLRPTLLLADEPTGNLDNATGRKVFGLIRELNRQHGVAVVMVTHNLELATRTDRCLTLAEGRLQ
- a CDS encoding lipoprotein-releasing ABC transporter permease subunit, yielding MRYEWFVSLRYLKAKRKQTFISVITLISIAGVMVGVTALIVVLAVMTGFASDLRERILGINSHIIVQQLGAVLTDYGEVAAQVSQVPGVQAVTPYVYAQTMVSTEGGGAGVVLRGIDPASAAGVLSLKDTLTAGQLSDLGAGPVPGLIVGKELARVLRVEVGDPVRLVSPSGPLTPMGVIPRLKTCRVVGIFASGMYEYDMNLAYVHLAAAQEFLDLGVAVHGLEVKVADVDAADQVASAIEKRLRLPFIAKDWMEMNRNLFSVLKLEKTAMFIILALIVLVAAFNIVSTLIMVVMEKGKDIAIMKSMGATSRSIMRIFVYEGLVIGITGTGLGVLGGLSLCAILARYQFIKLPPDVYPISTLPVKVLPLDVGLVAVAAVVITFLATLYPSWQAARLDPAVALRYE
- the bamA gene encoding outer membrane protein assembly factor BamA is translated as MKTTAVTDRNSQPWCVVAALAFLLLALATGLPEAALAQEGEVTLFLPWRVHTDADAMDLTRLADQALAEAAGGRNASLLDRATAEALFPAGSQWPPAYASLVALAQERGAAYVAVGSLTRLGTGLSADLALVDSASEDGTTHYYEAAPSTAELFTVARSLVGRALAHAGRFHQIASLAVTGNNRIDAAAILRTVTSRPGDRLDRVRLRDDLKAIFRMGSFDDVRVAVEETEKGAAVVFQVTEKPVIHAIRFTGMEELEEKDLKEVVSIGANTILNTRLLKESEDKIRKLYKEKGFYSATVEAKLTPLADNQVDVEIAVVEGPEVAIEEIRIVGNTAFDAGDLTDVMETSEKGLFSWLTESGRLKREVLDQDLERIAAFYHNHGFIDAKVGTPEISQEEDRLFITIPVQEGARYRVRSVQIAGDLLASEEILLTHVLSGKDEDAFFSRKLLREDVLRINDIYADRGYAFVEVRPDVKRDDEARQVDITISVSQGALVHVNRIDIRGNTRTRDKVIRRELAVRELDVFSAGAMRTSNSRLQRLDYFEEVHITPEPGLAENTMDVTVEVKEKPTGAFSIGAGYSSAESLLFMAEISEKNFLGKGQNLSLQANLSSVTNRYNLSFTEPRWNDTHLLVGFDLYDWTREYDSFTKDATGGQLRTAYPLWEKIVGSLAYGYEHVQLTDVSANASVFIRDSQAINVTSAATLGLRRDTRDRLYDASSGSDHGVSVKYAGGPLGGDSAFTKMEARSGWYFPFLHKDVTYHLEGTIGYAFENKGGRLPVYEKFFLGGINSIRGFDSAHISPKDPDTGERIGGEKMWMMNAEWIFPLVKEAGLKGVVFFDVGNVYRDSEGWDARFLKKATGAGFRWMSPLGPLRLEWGLNLDPVDDEDRTNWDFSIGGRF